One window of Fusarium keratoplasticum isolate Fu6.1 chromosome 2, whole genome shotgun sequence genomic DNA carries:
- a CDS encoding Chitin synthase, whose translation MNSGIDDKGRSLHPSTPSLFLPFLDTLPFAIPSSILTSLRALQPFLHCVTPHNPSTSRHAALALTLDVSLEGRVSNASLSMPTDGIDITSGLLGIAQEVGYRAFDVFYYLLTSVSTQAEREFLSLKPASQYSILAASGTYRPPAHLAAADDGAAADDFRQAIREIGIKGSTHRKLIATLAGLLTLGNTLDPNAPRNDVVEACEEASIMLGVEPEVLVGLSHSDRHAFMSKVYEALVNWVIVKGNEAITSQIGHPRLGTESPMAGGVGDSESTRIIVVDMPDSSFGRAVALQTNFDESFGINAEAIEDGIATPSVDPLVWKDACQAMAGSPWYQKIVVDKQTAEDTCEEGQHSFLDKLILLAEDDSFLKIILPSKTSTEPRRHVLDLRDVLDSSRIWYHLCLYPGSDTTPGSVASPLLTAPWSPSDVSMQLVSWRLRDWTNRSFVNPAYTVDFDMDEFLQRYSAIHGYLSSKDDINNWALERGWHNSSLAIGQDRVWMSEEAWWQAEGMLDMKLALIRQQGSQSQLGFRSEPFPSPRPGSVFSGLSLNQSGYGSRDHLLLGTYPDREDTTPVTGAQLGTKESLIDMVTTDSPKEHTILVSKDPELAKTTRIETKKVDLSRRLWVGFVWGLTFWIPSPLLTHLGRMRRPDVRQAWREKLALFSIIIFLNALILFWMIGLGKLLCPNSDKAWNRKEVATHQGEDDFWVSIHGKVYDISDFWKRQHSDTAIETTTANMQPLAGLDMDEYFVPPLNMACKGLGIAETTRLRANTTAEYTTAVHTSGYYCLDSTSALSKDDWYWTNFEPGIKEYYHGELVYSDSKFKAEAEEGRMWAKYGNKIYDLTDYFYTQGLYKNDKKYEFLNEKVSKLWKDNPGKNIKEELDIMLADTVNKTKHDNVVASWRCIQAISYKGISDFRESAKCQVNNWLLLAFTVMVCAIILVKFLAALRFGSKRRPSMQDKFVICQIPAYTEDEESLRRAIDSLTCLKYDNKRKLICVICDGIAVGQGNDRPTSKLILEILGSDPKLDPAARAFKSIGSGSDQLNYGKVYSGLYECEGNIVPYIVIAKVGKESEQTRPKPGNRGKRDSQMLLLSFLNRVYHESPMNPLELDMFHHINDVIGVDPRLYEFLLMVDADTAVHEDALNHLVAACANNTKIAGICGETRLENDEKSWWTMIQIYEYFISHHLAKAFESLFGSVTCLPGCFTMYRLRTFDGKKPLIVSDAVLRDYSVCDVETLHLKNLLSLGEDRYLTTLMIKHFPRMWLKFLPEAQCQTVAPESWKVLLSQRRRWINSTIHNLVELMRLENMCGVCCFSMRVVVFADLFGTIIFPATCVYLVYLIYRVATNTGQFPMISIILLAATYGLQALLFLLKRQWQHIGWMIIYLMALPVYSFFLPLYSFWNQDNFSWGNTRVVIGEKGDKQVVAVDDDEGFDPASIPLQRWSDYAVVNNLPNRYYQDTPRNSVYGTEPDASFIRNSYFPAQSTVMQGNQSAIGIDGYGQHGSWNRRSTMTLGMTSHSPQTERPKTSFGFNEPGRERDTLRTQSGLGLTTTRTLSRLGGDEPGLSNEVISASIKWTLKEADLDTITKRQVRAIVERRLDTELSGEQLAFFSQELDRQLQEMESGV comes from the exons ATGAATTCAGGTATTGATGACAAGGGCAggtctcttcatccttcaacTCCCTCGTTGTTTCTCCCATTTCTCGATACACTGCCCTTTGCTATTCCGTCCTCGATTCTTACCTCACTTCGCGCCCTGCAACCATTTCTTCACTGTGTCACACCCCACAACCCGTCAACTTCACGACATGCCGCACTCGCCCTCACTCTGGATGTGAGCTTGGAAGGGCGAGTGTCAAATGCTTCCCTATCGATGCCCACCGATGGCATTGATATCACCAGTGGTCTCTTGGGAATTGCCCAGGAAGTCGGTTATCGTGCTTTTGATGTCTTTTACTACCTCCTCACATCGGTATCTACGCAAGCCGAGAGAGAATTTCTGAGTCTAAAACCGGCATCACAATACTCTATCCTGGCTGCATCTGGAACGTACCGACCACCCGCACACCTTGCTGcagctgatgatggcgcagCGGCAGACGACTTCCGGCAGGCAATCAGAGAGATTGGGATCAAAGGCTCTACCCACCGCAAGCTCATTGCCACCCTCGCAGGTCTACTCACACTCGGAAACACGCTCGACCCGAATGCCCCTCGCAatgatgttgtcgaggcCTGCGAGGAGGCCAGTATCATGTTGGGGGTTGAGCCTGAGGTACTCGTCGGTCTCTCTCATTCCGATCGCCACGCATTCATGAGCAAGGTCTACGAAGCACTTGTCAACTGGGTCATTGTCAAAGGCAATGAGGCCATCACATCTCAAATCGGCCATCCCCGGCTTGGTACTGAGAGCCCCATGGCTGGTGGGGTAGGCGACAGCGAAAGTACTCGGATTATTGTCGTCGACATGCCCGACTCATCCTTTGGAAGGGCTGTTGCTCTGCAAACGAACTTCGATGAGTCTTTTGGCATCAATGCCGAAGCTATTGAAGACGGTATTGCAACTCCTTCTGTTGATCCTTTGGTGTGGAAAGACGCCTGCCAAGCCATGGCCGGAAGTCCATGGTACCAAAAGATCGTTGTTGACAAGCAGACGGCAGAGGATACGTGTGAAGAGGGACAACATTCCTTCTTGGACAAGCTCATTCTTCTCGCAGAGGATGATAGCTTTCTCAAGATTATTCTCCCTTCCAAGACGAGCACGGAGCCCAGACGACATGTACTAGATTTGCGGGATGTTCTCGACTCTAGCAGAATCTGGTATCATCTCTGCCTCTACCCTGGATCGGATACCACACCCGGCTCAGTGGCATCACCTCTGTTGACCGCTCCATGGTCTCCAAGCGACGTATCCATGCAGCTGGTATCATGGCGCCTACGAGACTGGACTAATCGATCCTTTGTCAATCCGGCATACACAGTTGATTTCGACATGGACGAGTTCCTCCAGCGCTACTCGGCCATTCACGGTTATCTTTCCAGCAAGGATGACATCAACAATTGGGCGCTTGAGAGGGGATGGCACAACAGCAGCCTTGCTATCGGCCAAGATCGTGTGTGGATGAGTGAGGAGGCTTGGTGGCAAGCCGAAGGAATGCTCGACATGAAGCTGGCCCTCATTCGACAACAGGGGAGCCAGAGTCAGCTTGGCTTCAGGAGCGAGCCTTTCCCTTCTCCAAGACCTGGAAGTGTCTTTTCTGGTCTCAGTCTCAACCAGAGCGGATATGGAAGTAGGGATCACCTCTTGCTTGGAACATACCCAGATCGTGAAGACACCACTCCCGTCACCGGAGCTCAGCTTGGAACGAAAGAATCTCTCATCGATATGGTGACCACCGATTCGCCCAAGGAGCATACAATTCTTGTGTCAAAAGATCCGGAGCTTGCGAAAACGACACGCATCGAAACGAAGAAAGTCGATTTGAGCCGTCGCCTCTGGGTAGGCTTCGTCTGGGGACTCACCTTCTGGATCCCATCACCTCTTCTTACACATCTCGGCCGCATGCGTCGACCGGATGTTCGACAGGCATGGCGTGAGAAATTGGCCCTGTTCTCTATCATCATATTCCTCAATGCGTTGATCCTCTTCTGGATGATTGGTCTCGGCAAGCTCCTCTGTCCAAATTCGGACAAGGCCTGGAACCGCAAGGAAGTTGCTACGCATCAGGGAGAGGACGATTTCTGGGtcagcatccatggcaagGTCTATGACATCTCGGATTTTTGGAAACGCCAACATAGCGATACCGCTATCGAGACCACCACAGCTAACATGCAGCCCCTTGCTGGACTTGACATGGATGAATACTTTGTGCCTCCGTTGAACATGGCTTGCAAGGGGCTTGGTATCGCGGAAACAACTCGGCTGCGGGCAAATACCACTGCTGAATACACAACAGCTGTGCACACCTCTGGCTACTACTGCCTCGACTCGACAAGTGCCCTATCCAAGGATGATTGGTACTGGACCAACTTTGAGCCCGGCATCAAGGAGTATTACCATGGCGAGCTGGTCTACTCCGACAGCAAGTTCAAGGCGGAAGCCGAGGAGGGTCGTATGTGGGCGAAATACGGCAACAAGATCTACGATCTGACAGACTACTTTTACACCCAAGGCCTTTACAAGAACGACAAGAAATACGAGTTTTTGAATGAGAAGGTTTCGAAGCTTTGGAAGGACAACCCTGGAAAGAatatcaaggaggagcttgatatCATGCTTGCGGACACAGtcaacaagaccaagcacGATAATGTTGTTGCGAGTTGGCGTTGCATCCAGGCCATCAGCTACAAAGGCATCTCGGATTTTCGAGAGAGCGCCAAGTGTCAGGTCAACAActggcttcttctggctTTCACCGTCATGGTGTGTGCGATCATCCTGGTCAAATTCCTGGCAGCACTCCGATTCGGTTCCAAACGACGCCCGTCGATGCAGGACAAGTTTGTCATCTGTCAGATTCCCGCGTACACTGAAGACGAGGAGTCTCTACGGAGGGCCATCGATTCTTTGACGTGTCTCAAGTACGACAACAAACGCAAGCTGATATGCGTCATTTGCGACGGCATTGCTGTGGGCCAGGGGAACGATCGCCCGACTTCGAAACTGATTCTCGAGATTCTGGGCAGCGACCCGAAACTTGATCCAGCAGCCCGAGCATTCAAGTCGATCGGATCAGGCAGCGATCAGCTGAACTACGGCAAGGTTTATTCTGGTCTGTATGAATGCGAGGGGAATATTGTTCCATACATTGTCATCGCCAAAGTCGGCAAGGAATCCGAACAAACACGACCCAAGCCCGGAAACCGCGGAAAACGAGACTCCCAGATGCTTCTGTTGAGCTTTCTGAACAGGGTGTACCATGAGTCACCCATGAACCCGCTGGAACTCGACATGTTTCACCACATCAACGATGTTATTGGTGTTGATCCGCGGTTGTATGAGTTTCTCCTCATGGTCGACGCCGACACGGCTGTTCATGAAGATGCGTTGAATCATCTTGTTGCCGCTTGTGCGAACAATACAAAGATTGCTGGCATTTGCGGAGAAACGAGGTTGGAAAATGACGAAAAGAGCTGGTGGACCATGATTCAGATCTATGAGTATTTCATATCTCATCATTTGGCCAAGGCTTTTGAGTCGCTGTTTGGATCCGTCACTTGCTTGCCTGGATG CTTTACGATGTACCGTTTGCGAACATTTGACGGGAAGAAGCCTCTCATCGTTTCAGACGCTGTCCTTCGAGACTATTCCGTCTGCGACGTCGAAACCCTCCATCTCAAgaacctcctctccctcggcgAAGACCGTTACTTGACAACGCTCATGATCAAGCATTTCCCCCGCATGTGGCTCAAATTTCTCCCCGAAGCCCAGTGCCAAACTGTCGCCCCCGAGTCATGGAAAGTATTGCTCTCTCaacgaagaagatggatcAACTCGACCATCCACAACTTGGTTGAGCTCATGCGTCTGGAAAACATGTGCGGCGTGTGCTGCTTCAGTATGCGCGTCGTTGTCTTTGCCGACTTGTTCGGAACCATCATCTTTCCGGCTACATGTGTGTATCTGGTGTATCTCATATACCGCGTCGCCACCAACACGGGACAATTTCCCATgatctccatcatcctcttggCGGCCACTTACGGTCTCCAGGCGTTACTGTTCCTTCTCAAAAGGCAGTGGCAGCACATTGGCTGGATGATCATCTACCTGATGGCATTGCCGGTGtattccttcttcctccctcttTACTCTTTCTGGAACCAAGACAATTTCTCCTGGGGAAATACTCGTGTTGTCATTGGTGAAAAGGGCGATAAGCAagttgttgctgttgatgatgatgaaggttTTGATCCTGCTTCTATTCCGCTGCAGAGATGGAGTGATTACGCCGTGGTCAACAATCTTCCGAATCGATACTATCAAGACACTCCACGAAATTCCGTTTATGGCACTGAGCCAGACGCCTCGTTTATCCGGAACTCCTACTTCCCTGCCCAGTCTACGGTGATGCAGGGCAACCAGTCCGCTATCGGCATTGATGGCTACGGCCAACATGGGTCTTGGAATCGACGTTCGACGATGACCTTGGGAATGACATCCCATTCACCACAAACCGAGAGGCCAAAAACCTCATTTGGCTTTAATGAACCTGGAAGGGAGAGAGATACTCTCAGGACACAAAGCGGACTGGGCTTGACAACCACTCGAACCCTGAGCCGGCTTGGTGGAGACGAGCCGGGACTGAGCAACGAGGTTATCTCAGCCTCGATCAAGTGGACTCTCAAGGAGGCAGATCTCGACACCATCACGAAACGCCAAGTTCGTGCCATTGTTGAGCGACGCCTGGACACGGAGCTGAGTGGTGAGCAattggccttcttcagccAGGAGCTTGACCGTCAGCTGCAGGAGATGGAGTCAGGTGTATGA
- a CDS encoding Zn(2)-C6 fungal-type domain-containing protein — MAGKWACDGCHKRKIQCDRTSPRTPCDWCEHHNLLCTFSRARRGKTRILASRNVQSRTVPMPTGTLPSNGPQPLVPNEQLNSLDATIFPIIQNDTTWQGNVPYRDILTTSHEQPSITPEPQALTPPKTRAPRTVTKPFGQLYYGGCHLGQISLDKGIPQFSEEGRRWILSKAGDNFKSETLHRPSTLHSPVTLSQGYSGASLLPSRHTTHQVIAAYLNSTFKFAFPFIDGTLFSETIVLAYEGLNVTASLEHLSARCCFLAFLSIIDCFRGPEDFPDIDPEACSIEAQRLLTEVLLDTNLLGVQAVLMLQLHEAHLGRMPTAAILNGVACKMVITLGGHVDVPNLPDHGEASREERERCHLRALFWICYLLDKEIALRSGQPPFLTDSYCDLTPPDRGMTHFFADGTGEGLFPYLFGDIGLSRLKGKANHQLYSVHASRKPDAELLRDIRELDEQLEEWRSSMPSHIRPSLSMSRSSLPLLQDTDLAHRMHTILVHLEYFYLLITIHHASGRCTTMSPMQVHTEGSSAAALDSSLALCLEASRSTIVYLKATTSCVATETFWYSPSPYSDWNRGPPRRLMSIFTEAFVSPLYNIFTNRFAPRIVQFYPTVAIITLFLNILMNPLDGQAQKDLELLASAADIFRLMPARHYTPQRLDQVQVLQSFVVELARLGRCAVYKKEAELGGR; from the exons ATGGCTGGAAAATGGGCCTGTGATGGGTGCCACAAAAGAAAG ATCCAGTGTGACCGCACGTCACCGAGGACTCCCTGTGACTGGTGCGAGCATCATAACCTTCTCTGCACCTTCTCCAGGGCCAGGAGAGGAAAGACACGGATACTTGCCAG CCGTAATGTCCAATCTCGAACTGTTCCCATGCCTACTGGCACCCTGCCCAGCAACGGCCCCCAACCCCTTGTCCCCAACGAGCAGCTAAATAGTCTCGACGCCACCATCTTTCCCATTATACAAAACGACACTACATGGCAGGGCAACGTGCCTTATCGAGACATCCTCACAACGAGCCATGAacaaccatccatcacacCTGAACCTCAAGCGTTGACACCCCCCAAAACTCGTGCCCCTCGGACAGTCACCAAGCCTTTCGGACAGCTCTACTATGGTGGTTGCCACCTTGGACAAATAAGTCTTGACAAAGGCATACCGCAGTTCTCCGAGGAAGGTCGCAGGTGGATCCTTTCCAAGGCTGGAGACAACTTCAAGTCAGAAACACTCCACCGACCATCAACTCTTCATAGCCCCGTCACACTCTCCCAAGGCTATTCAGGGGCTTCCCTACTTCCGTCTCGACACACAACCCATCAAGTCATTGCCGCATACTTGAATTCTACATTCAAGTTTGCCTTTCCGTTCATTGATGGCACCTTGTTCAGCGAGACCATTGTCCTTGCCTATGAGGGTCTGAACGTTACGGCATCCCTTGAACACCTGAGCGCCAGGTGCTGTTTTCTTGCTTTTCTCTCTATTATTGATTGTTTCAGGGGACCGGAAGACTTTCCGGATATCGATCCTGAAGCATGCTCAATAGAAGCACAACGGTTACTCACTGAGGTATTGCTGGATACGAACCTCTTGGGTGTGCAGGCTGTTCTGATGCTG CAACTACACGAAGCGCACCTGGGCCGAATGCCGACGGCTGCTATCCTCAACGGGGTTGCCTGCAAAATGGTCATAACGCTAGGGGGTCACGTCGACGTTCCCAACCTCCCCGATCATGGCGAAGCTTCCCGGGAAGAGCGCGAAAGATGCCATCTGAGAGCGCTCTTCTGGATCTGTTACCTCCTTGACAAAGAGATTGCTCTAAGAAGTGGCCAGCCACCATTTCTAACGGACTCGTACTGCGATCTTACACCACCAGACAGAGGCATGACCCATTTCTTCGCTGATGGTACAGGCGAGGGTCTCTTCCCATATCTCTTTGGAGACATAGGCTTGAGTCGCCTCAAAGGCAAGGCGAACCACCAGCTTTACTCGGTTCACGCGAGCCGGAAGCCAGATGCCGAACTGTTACGCGACATCCGTGAGCTTGATGAACAACTCGAGGAATGGCGTTCTTCCATGCCGTCGCATATCCGTCCCTCACTGTCCATGTCTCGATCGTCACTTCCGTTACTCCAAGACACCGACCTGGCGCATAGAATGCATACTATACTTGTCCACCTGGAGTACTTCTACCTGCTCATCACTATTCATCATGCTAGTGGAAGATGCACCACGATGAGCCCCATGCAGGTGCACACGGAAGGATCGAGTGCCGCAGCTCTAGACTCTAGTCTTGCTCTCTGCCTGGAAGCAAGTCGTTCTACTATTGTCTATCTCAAGGCAACGACTTCCTGCGTGGCAACTGAAACCTTCTGGTATAGTCCTTCTCCATATTCTGATTGGAATAGAGGCCCTCCCCGAAGATTGATGTCCATCTTCACAGAGGCCTTTGTTTCACCCCTCTACAACATATTTACTAACAGGTTTGCTCCTAGGATCGTACAATTCTATCCCACGGTCGCGATAATCACgctcttcctcaacatccttATGAATCCCCTCGATGGCCAAGCTCAGAAAGACTTGGAACTGCTTGCTTCAGCCGCTGACATCTTTCGCCTCATGCCCGCGCGCCACTACACGCCTCAACGACTTGACCAAGTTCAGGTACTCCAGAGTTTTGTGGTTGAACTCGCTCGACTGGGGCGTTGCGCTGTGTATAAAAAGGAGGCGGAGCTTGGTGGTCGATGA